The sequence GCTCGCAGATCTTCCGGGCAGTGCGCAGCAGGTTCTGGACCATCCTCTGGCTCTTGATGGCCTCGCTGACGATGAGGTTGACCGTGTGGCTGAAGCACGGCACGCTGGAGCGCGCCCCTCGTTCAGCATCTTCCCGATGCTGGGGTTGTCGGTGACGGTGATGCCCACCTGCAGGCCACTGGACGTCACCCAGGCCTCCCACCAACACTCCTGCTGCTCCTGGATGCTGCCGccgctgcagtcacagtccacctgCGACACGTCCAGCAGCGCTGAGCAGTGGTGGTCCTCGCAGTGCGGCCGGGCCGAGGGCTCGAAGGTGACCCAGTGGGCCGTGAGGGTCAGGTACTCCCGCGTCTGGCTGCTCATCCAGATGCCCGACGTGAAGTGGACCACGCCGCTCTCGGCTTCCTGCAGGTGGGCCATGATAACGTGCTTCACGTCCTCGTACATGCCCGGGATGGCCGTCCTGGAGAAGTAGGCCGGCGGGGGCAGGGAGTACTGAGGTTTCAAGTATGCCAGCAGCCTGTTGAAGCCAACATTGTCCACCAGCGAGTACGGCTGGAGGTCAAGGGCGATCATCTCAGCAATGAGACTCGTGATTTTCTTAGCAACCGGGTGAGAATCGTAAAACTTCTTGCCGCCGTCGTGAGAGGCGGCGGCGCCTGCGGACGGCGGGCCCGGGGGTACCGGGGCGCCGGGGCGCCGGGGCGCCGGGGCGGAGGGAGGGGCGGCCCAGGCGCCGCCGTGGAAGCGCTGCAGGTGCCGCAGGAGACAGCTGGTGCCCAGGTTCGTCGGCTTCTTGCCCCGGCTGATGGTCCGGCCGCAGTGCAGGCACACCACCTTCGTGGGGTCTGCCGAGCAGACAGAAAAATGGTTCCACAGCTTGGAGGTCTTCTTGCTGTTGACGGGAAACACAGCTTGATGGTTTTTGGTGACCGTGGTCTGCAGGTCCGTCAACCGGGAGGACGTTTCGGCGGAAGCCAGGGTGGCCTAGGGTGAGCCGGCCAGGCCGGCCCCCAGGAGGCCCTTCTGGCCCCCGGACACCTCGGGGTGGCGCCTGCAGAGGTGCCGCATGAGGCAGCTGGGGCCCTCGTCGCCCCGCTTTCCGCGGCTGATGGCGCAGCCGCAGTGCCTGCACACGGCCTTGGGGCTGTCCGTGGGCGCCAGCAATGGTGATTCTTTCCTCAGGGTTTTGGGGGGACACCTCTCACATGGGGGTTACAAGTCCTGattcaggagagaaaagaagatcTGAGAGTCCTTTCTGCACTTGCCATTTCTCGGATTCCTTTAGTTTAAAACAACTTGTCAAGGCACTGATTTTGGGGTAGTGTGTTCTGAATTCCATCGTGTGCCTCTCTAAGGAGGGAGATGAAGATGTAGTATCTTCTGTGCATCTTCAGTCTGTTATGCCCTCCCAACCATAGCCTATATTTTGCcccaaaggtgttttttttttttttttttggcatatggTTTTTAGTGCAGTTTAAGTGCAAAATAATCAGCCTCTAGATCTGAAAAATTGATGaagaaaatactttagaaataAGAGTAAAGGACAAGTACAGTAGCACTGCATTTTATATACAAGTTGTATTTGTTTACTTTCAAGTTGCTGTTTATTACTAATATAAACTTGTTTTCATTCAACTGATATATTTTTCTCGCTGTGAAAATTGAGTATCTTGTGTTGAGATGGAACACATCACAATTTTCCCATTAAATTTAATgggaacacatttaaaaaaagtttcaaagCTCTTAACGGCAGGGTTTTCGAGCACTAATGAACATCACTAAGCAGGGGATAGGTGTACTTGAAAAGCAGCGCTTTGATTGGGACACGTAATGACTGCTAAGCCCTGTAGAAGATCCTGCAGTTTGAGGTGCCACACTGTAAACGAGAAGTCTGGACAGTTTTGTTATAATTTCTGCCTAATATTTATCTAGGTTGCATTCTTTTGCCATAAAGCTGTCAAACTTTCCACTCTGCTTTTCTATCTGCCTCTTCACATGGGCTCCACAAGAGCTAGCAATATCACCAGCCTTTGCTAAATTAACATTATTCTTGCTGCAATTCACTAGCATTTATGAAATAATTCAGATGGCTgagattctattttttcccccacatttaaaattctttaccCAGATCTTTGCTTTATGTTATTTATTCATAAAAAGTTTTGCTTTaagctgttttctttcttaagaaatctttaataaagcaccaaaatacttttgaaaaaccCTTAGCTATTCctcatctcattttttaaaacatcttatttCTTGGAATTACATAGGGCAATTTAGAtagtataaaattatatataactttCCCCCAAGTTGTGCAGTGATaaaaagaatcctgccaatgcaggaaacataaaagatgtgggtttgatcctggattgggaagatcccctggagtaggaaatggcaaccccctccagtattcttacctggaaattccatggacagagggagcctggtgggctacagtccatagagttgcaaagagtgggacaagacttagcgactgaataacaacaagaacaacatagctgtaactatatatgtatatattttttctttctaaaatgtttgGGCCATATTTTTAATACTGCACTACAAAATCCCGTTTAGTGCTTCTGGTTTTTGTGAATATGTCTCAGTAAATCTGGTTTCCTGAGCTAAGTTTTGAGGGCTAAATAACTTGATAAGCTTTTATTGTAGGTGGATATGAAATGTGCTATGCTTCCTTCATAAGTAACTCTTCTTGTGTGCAATGGAAAAATCTTTTATTAGTCAGGACTAGTGGTCATTTTATTGTGGTCATGTATTTGTACCTCTAAATAGTCTCAGGGAGAGGAAGGTAAAGAGAATATCAAATTGTCTCATTCAGTTACTTATTTGATGGAGGAAGAAAGTTAAATTTAATGACTAATAAGATATACATGGCTTCCTGGTCATAGATTGTTGAATAGCAATTTTTAGGTTTAAAATGTGAAACATTAATCTCATCATAGATGATTTTAATCAGTGATTGTATCATTGGACAAAATAAacctttaataaatattaacactGATTTgtacaaaaatatattatttgggcttccctggtaactcagctggtaaagaatctgcctgtaatgcaggagaccccagtttgattcctgggttgggaagatcccctggagaagggatcgactactgactccagtatttttgggtctctctggtggctcagacagtaaaagaatccacctacaatgcgggagacctgggtttgatccctggattgagaagattccctggagaagggcatggaaacctactccagtattcttgcattgacagaggagcctggtgggctacagtccatggggtcacacagagccggacacgactgagcggctaagcacagcacagcacatgtgtTATCTACTTtaataagcattttatttattgaatttatgtACATAATGTGAAAGACATTGATGTTAAAACTAAGTTGTGAATATCCTGTATCATATTACCATAAATATCATTGTTTAGGTACCAAACATGTGTCTTAAAGTAGTCTAAACAGATTTACTTTTGATATTAACTTTTACTTATTGGCATTTTAAAGTATAACAGCTTGGATTTTTAAGTATTTAGGCCGTGCCTACATGAGCTAACTACTCAAGCAAGAATGAAAAATACTTTGGTTTATATCTGGATAACTTTAGACCAAACACATCCATTAGTAGGGAAAAGTTTTATCAACCTAAACTTTCTTCTCTCCCCTGTTTTTAGGGCTTATGTTGGCTGAATTGTCTGTTTAGTttctacattcattcattcattatattGTGTGTTCAGAAAACTATTAACTGTCTGATTAATCCTGTGTAAAATCtctaatatttcttaaatttgtgaATTATAATTTTTCTGAATTAGCTCCTTTAAAAATTCAAGTTCAATAACAACTCTTAATAAATCATTATAATTAACTCCAGTGCAATTCTAtgctaaggaaaatattttatttggataaAATATTTACTCAAATCTATATgtcataaattaaatatttacaatgaagtctgtgtgttcttagtcactcagtcatgtctgactgtttgcgactgcatggactgtagtccaccaggctcctctgtccatgagaattctccaggcaagaatactggagtgggttgccatgcccttctccaggggatcttcccaacccagggatcaaacccaggtctcctgcattgcaggtggattctttaccagctgagccaccagggaaccccaagaatactggagtgggtagcctttcctttctccagggaatcttcctgacccaggaattgaaccagggtttccagcattgcaggcagattctttaccaactgactaccaggggagcccataatgaagtataaaatatattattatccaAACAAATAGAAAATTCACCACTTATTGAATACTCAATATaatctgatattttaaatataggattATTTCATTTCCATTGCTGTTTCCTTAAAAACATTTGAATTACCATGAAGTATCATAAAGAGTTTTACAGCATATGAATATcttcaaaggttaaaaaaatcagGAGTCTATTGCCTGTCATCtatagaataaagtaaaaatgggAGTGGGGATTTGACTTTGAGTTAAGATGGATTATGTGTTAGTCactgtgctttaaaaaatgaacctCAGCAGTCCTTTTAGGTATTTATTGTCTCCACTTTACACaggagaaaactgaagttcagtgTAGTTAATTAATTTGCTTAAAGTCACACAGTTAGTAAATGGTGAAATCAGTATGGTATATCTCATGGTATATCTCATACCAATTTTTTATACTGTAGGGCAGCAAAATGTGCCACCCTGAGGTGTCTCTTTGGCACTGAGGACTGATttagtttgattatttttaagactGCAAAGACTCAGGAAAAACTTTTAACCTTCCCCCCAACTGCCTAAAAGAATGTAGATGGAGGACCTGTTTCAGGAAGGGCCTATCACCTTCGATAAGTGTATTATCAACTAAGTgtggtaggggcttccctggttgctcagctggtaaagaatccgcctgccaatgcaggagatgcaagagagagaCTGGTtcaattcttgcctagaaaattccatggacagaggagcctagtgggctatagtccatggtcgCAAAGAGCCACACCCTACCAAGTGCAGACGCACATGCGAGGCATGGTAGACCGGGAGGAACCAGCAgtctatttttaaacatttctctctGTGAGAAATTTCTCTTCATAGTTTCTGCACGTCCAGAAAACATTagtttaccaaacatttgcttttccatctctgtGTGAATTACCTTCCTCCATTTGGAAGTATCAGACTAACTACCCTCAATAtcatcttttgtctttagctggagGTGGTATTTAAGGTAAGAGTTTTGGCCATTTTGGTGAGTTACTCAATTTTCCTGGGTCTTTTGTATGTATACAtgattttaaacttttgtttgatttcttCCTGTTAATCTATTTCTTGTCAACTTAATccttagaccagccagaagaacctagaaggatagatgaaaaatttttcctttttgacaCCCTGTTACCTTCATTCCTTAATTATTGAAAAGGGATCTTGATATTAGCTTTTCACAATAGAGAATGTCATTTCAGTTTCACATAATGAAGAATTCACTTTTAAGCACTGATCTCAGACTGCCTGGAGAGGCTAGCCTCAGGTTTCCAAAGTTCCTTGTTTGATCCACCCAGTTTCACCGTCTATGTTCTCTTGTAAGGCTTCAGCACAGCCCTGTGGTTAGACACTGGGAAATGGGGAGTGAAAAAAGGGGCTTGCCCAAGGTGTGTGCAGACAAACTGGAACTTTAGTTGGCGTCCTTTGTCTGTGCTGCTGAAAGCGATCGGTGTCATTTCAGGGGGCCTCCGAGGAGCCCTGCCACTGCGGTCCTTTCTGTCTCAACGTGGAGAAGAATTCAGCGAGAGCAGAGTGGTAAACaggaagtgatttattagaataggatgcGCGTGAGGCTTAGAAGTGGGTGAGAAATGCCAGCACCCGGAGGACTTAGTGggttacagttttataatcagagCAAGAGGGGTGGGGAGCGTGGGgagatctttctttttctcaagtaGCGGTCCCGTTTCTATTGTCTGCTCCTCCAGATAGGGCAGGGAGGTTTACTTGGCCCCGTATGGTCAGGCCGGACTGTCATATagcactttggaaaaatattttcaagtttcagTACAATTGAGGGTCTTTCACTTTGAAAAGTCAGCTCTCCATAAACGATGGCTTTTGTGTGCACAGAGCCTGTTTCGGGGGTTGCTGACTTACTGAACTCATCGCGCAGGACGTGGGTCTTATGCCACCACTGTTTCATCGTTTTGGGGCATGTCCAGTGCTCCTGCTGCGCGGCGTTGTTGCTAAGCAAGCTTGCTTGGTTTTGTGTTAAGCAAAGCTCCTTTCTCGAGTAATCTTTAACTTACAGGAGTTTCCCAGATTTTTTCTTCTTacaatcccctagtgggattaGCTATTTAATCACCTATTTGGACTCTTTTATTCTGTCTCTATCACTAGCAAAGGCTTTTTCCACCACACTTCAGTGAAGACAATTGGAGAATTAAACAGATCCTATGCAATGTAAAATCTGAAACAAGGTCTGATGATTTAATGGAactcattttgtttatctgttgaaTAATACAATACTACTACTACTAGAAATTAGAATTTACTGAGCTCATCAGaatacttaatatcttctgtcattatttctcatttaatcttagcAACAATCTGTGAATTTCCTTatgttgaaaatgaagaaatttagTCATTTAGACAGTAGGAAACATCATACAACTGGAAGAGCTAAGTTTTGAATAAAAAACTATGACTCTAAAATTCTTGCAAGTAATCATgaaacatcagtcagttcagttcagtcgcttagtcgtgtctgactctttgtgaccccatggactgcagcactccagtcttccctgtccatcaccaactcccggagcttgctcaaactcctgtccatcgagttggtgatgccatccaaccatctcatcctctgtcacccacttctcctccttctttcaatctttcccagcatcagggtcttttccaatgagtcagttctttgcatcaggtggccaaacttttggagcttcagcttcagcatcagtccttccaatgaatattgaggactgatttcctttatgatggactggttggatctccttacagtccaagggactctcaagagtctcctccaacacaacagttcaaaagcatcaattctttgacgaacagctttctttatggtccaactctcacattcatacatgattactggaaaaaccatagctttgactatttggacctttgtaggcaaagtaatgtctctgctttttaatatgctgtctaggttggtcatagcttttcttccgaggagcaagcatcttttaatttcatggctgcattcaccacctgcagtgattttgaggccaagaaaataaaatctcactgtttccattgtttccccatctatttgctatgaagtgatgagaccagatgccatgatctcagttttctgaatgttgagttttaagccagctttttcactctcatcaagaggctttttagttcttcactttctgccttagaggtggtatcatctgtgtatctgaggttattgatacttctcctggcaatcttgattccagcttgtgtttcatacaGCATTTgcaatgatgtactctgcatataacttaaataagcagggtgacagtatacagccttgacatactccttttcctatttggaaccagcctgttgttccatgtccagttctgactgttgcttcttgacctgcatacagatttctcaggaggcagataagttggtctgatattcccatctgttaaagaattttccacagtttgtcatgatctacacagtcaaaggcactGGCATAAtccatgaagcagaaatagatgtttttctgaaacaatactatatttttaatcatgaaaCATACTCTATTTTTAATCTCGTATATTCCTCCTTCTCAAATATTCCTTCTTTAGCAAGCTATTTCTAATGGCACCAACTGGACATGGTCCCCTTAAATCTATATAATGCCAGGTTTGTGTCTTTATTTTGAAGATGTCtcttcttggtttttgttttttgaagttatttgcatatttattgtaCCTCCTATTCTAGACCCTAACCTTTCCAAGAACTTCTCAGAGGTCTGAGTTAGTCAAGAGCCTTTATATACACCCTCCTAAATTTGATGAGAGAACCCACTTATGTGCAATTTTAAGATCCTTAGAATTTAGCCATAGAGACCTGAGACTCTTTTTAGCAAGTGAAGATTTTAAAAGTGTGATTGGATTGAAGAGTTGTAGAAGGACTAAGgagattaatttaaaatattgctacACTTGCTCTTATAGTCTTGTTAATCAAGCAATCTAAAATAATGACAAGGGAACTGAATCCTCAACTGTTTTTCATTAAAGCAAAGTCAGTGAGGGTACTTTTCCAAAAACCACCTGAGAAAGTTAAAAGGAGATGGATGACTAACGAAGGACAACCTAAAACCAGATTTCATTTTGACAATGCTCTGAGAAATGCTTAATAGCTTTCTGTTGGTCATACGGCTATGAACAAaatccttaccaggacctccaaGTCTGTGTGTTTTCTAGCCTCTGATTTTTTCATCATCTTCTAGTTCTTAAACTCCTCATGTGCAATCAAGAAATTTTGCACATTCTGTTCCCTCTGTCTGAATTCAACATGCAACACTCAGAAACTCATGTTTCAGtcaataattttctgtatactgtCAGTTCTATGCAAGGCAATGAGAGAGATTTGGGGTACAACAACATAGTTTTTGTCTCAGATTAATTGAAATCTTGTCAAAAGTATGTGTAAAcatcttaaaaatgaattaaagacaaaataataattctgGGAACTAACATTAATAGAAGGAATATCACAAGGTACTTTGTGGTTTGATGTCCAAAACATAGTATTAATAGTACTAATAAACagtaccagtcaatcctaagggaaatcaaccccaaatatttattggaaggactaatgctgaagctgaaactccaatactttggctacctgatacaaagagctgactcactggaaaagaccctgattttgggaaaaattgaaggcaggaggagaaggggacaacagaggatgagatggttggatggcatcactgactcaatggacatgagtttgagtaaattctgagagatggtgaaggacagggaaacctggcgtgctgcagtccatggggttgcagaggcggacatgactgagcaactgaaaagcaacaacaacaaatagtactatgcttccctggtagctctgatggtaaagaatctgcctgcaatgcagaagacactggaACAGCAGTTTGGTAGTCTCAAGTTTCTTGAACTCTCAACAAAGTAAAAGGTCACAATCACCTACTTCACAGTCATACAAGTTTGCATAAGATCCAGTTGGTTACTGGCCCTAGTTCTTCCTCTGTGGGTGGAAGGAGGGTGAAACTAAGTAGGAAATGTGACTGTGAAATTGCAGTGGATGTTTACAAGTCCCCAGTTTTCTCCCCATAATAGACTGATAGAATGGGCATGAACTTACTAGAAGCTTCTTTGAATCCCTGCTACTGTCTTGGAAATTCCAGATAGTCAGAGTTATCCCTGTTCATAATTTAGCATGAGTTTACCCCTACCTACAAGGTGGTGCCAAAGGATCCTGAGATTAGAAGATTTCCATGTGCGCAATTAGGCTAATAGGACTCTTGGATGGCTAGCTCTACAGGTTTACACATTTCAGTAACCATTACCATAATGTAATCCATATTTTATGCTATTGATTTTTTGATACCAGTTATTGCATTATGTCagtatgattttcatttttagttaAATTAAACTGATGTGTTTGTTGCAAAGGTCAAACGAGATAGTCAGTGTAAAGCACTGTGATACACCCTAACACATAgaaaaaaacaactcagaaatTGCTGGTTATTATGTTATTTGTAATGTTTGAATATCTGGTTCAAAGAACATTTATAAGTGATGCTAGTCGAAATATTTAACAACTGCTATGGCATGGACAGTGGGCAGTCAGGACAAATACGGCCCAAAGCATCAACCCATTATTCTCCCATCATAGGAGGTTCTTGGGGTCTCATAAGAGGGGTTGAATGGTTGGAGGATTTAAGGGGGACACCTGGGGATTCAAACCAATAATTCAAATGATATAAaactatttcagtattttaaatagctACATTTTACATTTGATATATTttacaaagaatatgaaaatatgtcttttctttctcacCTTAGTTTTGGTAttgcacatttttatttctaccttGGCTAGCTGTACCTAACTCATCATGTTTCTCAGGTTTGAAGAATGTTCACATTCTTgtctatttaatttaaaaaaccattttgaaatactttcatacttttgaaaagtttcaaaaatagAACTCAACATTCCCATATATCTTTTCAGGCACTCCAAATGTTAGCATTTTATATACTGCCATATGATTATAAAACCTGACAATTAACATTAATATAATAGTAATTAATATCTTATCTAAGGGCCTCTGAAAAGTTTCATCAACTAGATAATAGTATTATTATGGTCTTGACAATTTTTAAGCATTGGCGAGTTATTTTATAGATTGTCACTGAAGTTGGGTTGTCCTGATCTTCCTCGTCATTATAATCGGTGATGCATTTTTGGCAAGAGTATCACAGAAACATTTTTGTGTTCTTAGTGCATCACATCAGGAGGCAAATGATGACAATTTGTCCAATTATGCCTGAACTCAAATTTTATCGCCTAATTAAGGTGGTGTCTGCCAGCTTTCTCCTTCACAAAGTAactattttgtttccatttttgaaaaaatattttgagactaggtaaataacttctttttcatacatttttgCCCACAATTTTAGTATCAGTTGATAattcttgactgaaaaaaattttactgTGGTATTTTACAAATggtgattttctgttttctttgtactTATAGTAACTGGAATTCTACTTTAAAGAAGGGCTTTCTCTtctattctgttttttcattaCTTATTTATATATGTCTGTACTTGtggattcttattttattctgttgattATAATCCATTTAGGTTATAATCATATTTAGATTGTTAAAATTTGCCCATTGCCCATTACCCATGCGGAGTTGGTTCCTAGATCTTGACATGTTGTCCTTTCTGcttttgcatgtgtgtgcgcatgcataTAGTTCCTTACTTTCTGGAACTTCAAGGTATTCTAGGTCAGTGCTTTCACTAACCCAGCCCTGGAATCAGCTGTTTCTCCAGAGTCCAGGTTCTTTTTTCTGAAGAATAGCATTTatttgtgttggccaaaaagttcactcaggtttttcattttcatcttagagaaaaacccaaatgaaatttttagtCAACTTGATaaaaaccaagatctgggcactAGGTTTGTGTATTGGTACTGAAATATCATTGCTTTTAGACCTTCTAAATGGACAGAGTTAGGGAATATAtgaatgtatacatacacacctaAGTTTGTTTATCTGTCTATCTCTATCTTTTTATCTATCTGCCTATctctggttgttgttcagttgctaagtcatatgcaactcttggcaaccccatggactgcagcatgccaggcttcctgctgGAGTATGtgcaaactcatctccattgagtcaatgatgccatccaaccatctcatcctctgttgcccccttctaccttaaaaatcataaatttctATTGATACCTTCAGATCTGGTATAATACCATTTGATCATTCTAGCCGTCCCTCTTTCCTTATTTGTAGCTCTGTTCTCTACTCAGGAAGGAACATGGCCTTCCTTATTCATAATATATTTATGGATTTGCTCAATACTGAAATACTTAAAAGTAGTTTCTGAATTGTTAATCCATACCCCTGTGTAAACAAGGCAACTTATTTGAGAGTGCTATTGGACTATTGTTTTCAGAGTTTATGGTCACTGTTTTTCCAAAGTTACATGTTAGTTTTTTCTGTTCTGCTTTCATATGGTTATGCTATTCATTGGTAATACAGTTAAGATCATCTGTTTCTTTCTGCATtcacttttaattatttattagtacttgttgattttaattatttattaattgggAAATGTAAACATTTGAAGTGATTCTAAAAGTCAAactgtaaaatagataaacttaggaaagtataatttttcttacacattctgtttctatttttaaatgcattttaccCCAATTCCATTTACTCCTTGTGTGCAGCCTACCTCGTTAGATTCTGGTTTAActtcctgtgttttattttgcACAGTTGggtagatatatatgtgtgtttctatttcctcatcttACAAGAAAGTAGCATACGATATAGTCTTTTGTACCTGTGCCATTTTTCACTTAACAACATATCTGGGAAATCATTTGTATCAACACATGGAGACTCTTCCCAATTTTCATAGCTGCATAAGACTCCTTTGAGtcaatgttccacagtttattatagTTATGTTCTATGTATGGACATATGggatgttttcaatattttgcaaCTGAAAATGGAGCTGAGTAGAATAACTTTCTGTACTTGCATTTATGTTTCtcagtcttttaaaagaaaaaagtatctgGCTTCTAGTATTTACTTACATTTGTATAATGTTACAAAATATGTACTCTATATATAATAGTAGACAAACTCTTTCAATTCTTGTAGCACTAACCCAACTTCAAAATCATAACAAATTTATACATTAAATATCAATCAATCCATAAAAGCAAATAATATTCAAATTAGCAAAACTATTTAATATGATAGAGGGTGATGTTTATCTGAAGTTGAATcatattttataagaattttgGTAACGATGGCAATAGTGTCATCTATAGTTGACGACTcacttctattatttattttctatgtactGAGaaacttcatttataaaataactttgtGATTCCATTTGTCTTCACTTGGCATCAATTTAATATCATGTTCACTTGTGTTCCTATAGTTTTGGTGTGTA is a genomic window of Muntiacus reevesi chromosome 3, mMunRee1.1, whole genome shotgun sequence containing:
- the LOC136164245 gene encoding LOW QUALITY PROTEIN: zinc finger BED domain-containing protein 4-like (The sequence of the model RefSeq protein was modified relative to this genomic sequence to represent the inferred CDS: inserted 3 bases in 2 codons; substituted 1 base at 1 genomic stop codon) gives rise to the protein MKQWWHKTHVLRDEFSKSATPETGSVHTKAIVYGELTFQSERPSIVLKLENIFPKCYMTVRPDHTGPNRKDRSGRAPRRPPEMTPIAFSSTDKGRQLKFQCPPKTLRKESPLLAPTDSPKAVCRHCGCAISRGKRGDEGPSCLMRHLCRRHPEVSGGQKGLLGAGLAGSPXATLASAETSSRLTDLQTTVTKNHQAVFPVNSKKTSKLWNHFSVCSADPTKVVCLHCGRTISRGKKPTNLGTSCLLRHLQRFHGGAWAAPPSAPAPRRPGAPVPPGPPSAGAAASHDGGKKFYDSHPVAKKITSLIAEMIALDLQPYSLVDNVGFNRLLAYLKPQYSLPPPAYFSRTAIPGMYEDVKHVIMAHLQEAESGVVHFTSGIWMSSQTREYLTLTAHWVTFEPSARPHCEDHHCSALLDVSQVDCDCSGGSIQEQQECWWEAWVTSSGLQVGITVTDNPSIGKMLNEGXRSSVPCFSHTVNLIVSEAIKSQRMVQNLLRTARKICERVQRSPKAKLAELQREYGLPPHHLLQDVPSKWSTSFHMLERLLQQKRAVNALSVQCEFRELLSCDQWEVMQSVCHAQTPFAAASREMSAHVSTLSQVIPMIHILSRRVEMLFQETTGIDAMLRALREAMVSRLSASLHDPRYVLATLLDPRYKASLFSEEEAEQYKQDLIRELNXLDPTSEPAPVPNGCEPGSPPRDCAGEEGLWALMAKLKKSERGGRPKVPEAVVLAYLEEEVLDHSCDPLAYWSLERAAWPGLSALAVRFLGCPPSIVPSERLFSTPPENGSFGQSRLLMEHFEKLIFLKVNLPLICLQY